AAATTCCGATGCCCGTCGATCTCCACTCAAGACCTGTTCGAGTGCGATTTCCAATTCCCGCCAGGCAAATTCGCGCTCTTTTTCGCCACCTTCTGGCGTAGAAAGGCGATAGACCTCGAGGGCGAAGCCCGCGCTGGAGGTGTAGACGTATGATCCCAGAATATTGAAGCGACAGCCCGTGAGCACGCCGGCCACTTCCGCGTAGAGCCCGGGGCTGTCCCGCACGCAGAGCACAAACTCGGTAAACCCGCCGCGCATTTCTCGGAACGAAGTCGCCAGGTCTTCCCCACTCAAGTAGCGAAGGACCACTTGTGCGTGACGGGCGATCTGCCGAGGAGTATGGGCGACAAAATACCTCCGCGGCATCGAGTCGAAGTACCCGTCGATCTTTTCTTGCGCAATTCCCAGGTCTTTCAATTCCGCACAAGCGCCACTGCGCCGCACCTCTACCCGGGCCTCGATGAGTTCGATCGCTTTGTCGCGATCATCTGTTCCCGATTCCAACAGCTCGGCCGTGCGAACAAAAAGTTCCTCGAGCAACTGCCCCTTCCATTCGGTCCAGGCCTCGACCGACGAAGCTCGGATGTCCGCGAAGGTCAGCAGGTAGAGATTGCGAAGGTTCGTTCGATCGCCGCAAATCTTGGCAAAGTCGAGAATGAGTCGGGCGTCCGAAATATCCCTGCTCTGTGCCAGGTGGGACATCAACAGATGGTGGCGCACGAGAAAGATCACGCGCTCGGCGCGATCGGGAGAGAGCCCCAACCGATCGACGCAGCTTTGGGCCCGGGGCACCCCCTTGTTCGAGTGGTCACCCCCAAACCCCTTGCCAATGTCGTGCAAGAGACATCCGAGGAACAGCACCTCGCGGTCGACCTCACCCTCCATCAGCTCAGTCAGCTTGACCAGCGAGGTTGCAAACTCGCCGCGGGACAATCGACGCAGTTCTTCGACAAGAAATATCGAATGGATATCGACGGTGTAGGTGTGATAAATCACGTGCTGCCAGCGGCAAACGATGTGTTCCCATTCGGGAATGAACGCCGCCAACAGCCCTTCTTCGTTCATCGTGACGAGATTCCGCGTCACCCCTCGCTCGCCCCGCAAGATTGCCAGAAAGGCTTCGGTGGCTTCTGTGCTGGTGCGAAAATCGTCGTCGATCAGATCCAGATTCTCTCGAATCATCCTGCGCGCCAGACGCGAAAGAGGCACCTCATGCTTCTGGGCCATTGCGAACGCGGTGAGGAGCCGCACCGGCTTGGCGCGCAGATGTTGGGTATGGGGAATCTCGATGTGGCCCCCAACAACTTGAAAACCGTCCTCTTCCGCCAGCACGACCCGGGAATCCCCACCGCGACGCATCCGTAGTCGACATTGCTCCATCACCAACTCGGACAGCTTCTCGATATTGCGCACGTGTCGATAGTAGTCGCGCATGAAAGCTTCGACCGAGAGTTCGTGGTCCTCTTCAGTTTGAGCACCCTGCTCGCCTGTGCCCGGAGGATCGCCTGTGATGCGCCCATAACCCAGCGACTCGGCGAGTTGCTCCTGCTGTTCGAAGCTCATCTGGTCGTTGCCCCGCCCGCTCTGCAGGTGCAATTCGTTGCGAACGCGCCAGATGAAATTCAGGGCGGCGCGATAGTCGGCCATTTCTGCATCGGTCAGCAAACCAAAATGCAGAAAGTCCTCGTGATCACGCGCCGTTGGTTGGGTGGCCCGGGTCACCCAGAAAGCGGCGTGGAAGTCGCGCAATCCCCCCACGCCTTGTTTGATATTGGGCTGCAGCAAGAACGCCGACGCTCCGTAGCGCCGATGTCGCCGTTCCACGGCCTCCACTTGATCGTCGATGAACGCGGCGACGTCGGGAAGCAACTCTCGGCGCATGGTGTCGCTGAATTCGTGAAAGAACTCGCCATCGCCGCAGAGAAAACGCGCGGTCAAGACCGCGGTTCGAACCGTGTCGTCTTCTCGCCCGAGTTTCACAGTGTCTTCCGGGGTCCGGGTTGCACAACCCACCCTGAGCCCCGCATCCCACATCCAGTATTGAAGGCGCTCACTGATTGCCGCGACGTAGGAGGTAATTTCGTTTTGATAGACGACCAGTAGATCGACATCTGAATAAATGCACATCTCGCGGCGGGCATATCCCCCGACTGCGACCACGCAAAGCCCGGTTTCGAGTTTGCCGTCACGGGCCAGCAAACTCTCTTCGGCGAGATGAAACAGCCGACGCACCAATCGGTCCGTGAGATCTGAATGGGTATGGATGACCTCGCTGCCGGGAATACCGGCCCGGTGAAGTTCGGTGAGGTGCCCGCGCACTTGCTCGATGAATGTGCGCACACGCTTCGGCACACCGCGCTCGGGATCATCTCCGCATGTACGAAGGTCGGGAAGAATTTTCTCGACTCTCGGCGCCGCAATCATTGGATGCCCGTCTTTTTCGCGACCTGCTGCCCTCGACTTCGGTAATCGCCCAGACCCGCGGCGATGTGTTCCGCCATCGCCATCAAATAGCTCTTGTCGCGCAACAGCTTTGCGTCGTGTTTATT
This window of the Myxococcales bacterium genome carries:
- the glnD gene encoding [protein-PII] uridylyltransferase — encoded protein: MPKRVRTFIEQVRGHLTELHRAGIPGSEVIHTHSDLTDRLVRRLFHLAEESLLARDGKLETGLCVVAVGGYARREMCIYSDVDLLVVYQNEITSYVAAISERLQYWMWDAGLRVGCATRTPEDTVKLGREDDTVRTAVLTARFLCGDGEFFHEFSDTMRRELLPDVAAFIDDQVEAVERRHRRYGASAFLLQPNIKQGVGGLRDFHAAFWVTRATQPTARDHEDFLHFGLLTDAEMADYRAALNFIWRVRNELHLQSGRGNDQMSFEQQEQLAESLGYGRITGDPPGTGEQGAQTEEDHELSVEAFMRDYYRHVRNIEKLSELVMEQCRLRMRRGGDSRVVLAEEDGFQVVGGHIEIPHTQHLRAKPVRLLTAFAMAQKHEVPLSRLARRMIRENLDLIDDDFRTSTEATEAFLAILRGERGVTRNLVTMNEEGLLAAFIPEWEHIVCRWQHVIYHTYTVDIHSIFLVEELRRLSRGEFATSLVKLTELMEGEVDREVLFLGCLLHDIGKGFGGDHSNKGVPRAQSCVDRLGLSPDRAERVIFLVRHHLLMSHLAQSRDISDARLILDFAKICGDRTNLRNLYLLTFADIRASSVEAWTEWKGQLLEELFVRTAELLESGTDDRDKAIELIEARVEVRRSGACAELKDLGIAQEKIDGYFDSMPRRYFVAHTPRQIARHAQVVLRYLSGEDLATSFREMRGGFTEFVLCVRDSPGLYAEVAGVLTGCRFNILGSYVYTSSAGFALEVYRLSTPEGGEKEREFAWRELEIALEQVLSGDRRASEFHANRQSRRRRSSSPSRFKPEVYISNDESEFYTLVDVTVDDRIGLLYDLTSVFARHGYSIFISKVGTVLDQVKDTFYIKDDQQKKIVDPAVLDRLHEDLLQAAGENGSRGGQGAD